The sequence below is a genomic window from bacterium.
GAGGGGCTGGAATTCTACCCCGGAGTCAGCTACCGGAACCTCTTCGTCTGGCGAAAGGGCGAAGCGGGAGCCAAAACCACGCCCCCTCACGACATAACCGGCAAGCCGATACAGCCCTACCTCCCGACGGGGCCGGGCAGCAAGACCCTCCTCGACCTGATGACCGGCTCGCAGCTTCTTCTGAAAGGAAGCCCGGTAAACGCAGAGAGGAAGGAGAGGGGGGAAAAGGAAGCGAACTCCATCTGGCTCTGGGGTCAGGGAAAGCCTCCTAAGCTGGAAAAGTACGCCGATAAATTCGGCCTTGCGGGTACGGTGATCTCGGCCGTGGACCTGATAAAGGGAATCGGGGCGCTCGCCGGGCTCAAAACCCCGGAGATTCCCGGCGCGACCGGCTTTATCGATACGAATTACGAAGGCAAGGTTAAGGCCGCCCTCGACGCCCTCCGGGAGGGAGATTTCGTCTTTGTCCACGTGGAAGCTCCCGACGAGACGGGCCATCAGGGTGACGCGGAGAAAAAGATAATCGCCATAGAGGATTTCGACAAAAAGGTGGTCGGCCCGGTGTGGAAGGGTCTGGAAGACTCCGGCGAGGAGTACGCCCTTCTTGTGATGCCCGACCATCCGACGCCGATAGAGCTCATGACCCACACCTCCGACCCCGTGCCCTTCGCGCTTTATATGTCAGGGAGGAAGGGCATACACGGCGAGGGCTTTACGGAGGAGCTGGCCAAAAAGACAGGGGTAGCCGTAGAGAAAGCTCACCTCCTCATGGAACACCTCACCGGGAAGGTCAGCCTTTGGTAGATACGCTGACCTATCGCGTCATCTACGCGGACACCGACCAGATGGGGGTCATGTACTACGCCAACTACCTTCGCCTCTTCGAGGCGGGCAGGGGCGAGTACATGAGGAAAAGAGGGCTGACCTACAAGGAGGTTGAGGGCAGGGGGCTCTTCCTCCCCGTCACCCACGCCCAGTGCAAGTACCGCAAGTCCGCCCGCTACGACGACCTTCTCACCCTAAGGACGAAAATACTCTCCGCCAGGGGGGCTCGCGTCGTCTTCAATTTTGAAATCCATAACGAAAAAGGCGAGCTTCTCGCCGAGGGCAGGACCGAGCACGCCTTTGTCGACGGCGAGGGAAGGATACAGAGGCTGGGAAAAGAGCTTGTCGAAGCCCTGGCCCCGGAAGAGGATTGAAGGTGGGGGTCGATATCCGCCTGGTAATCGGAGAAATCTCATTCGAGGGGCGACTTTACGACACCGCCCCCGCAAAAGCTCTCGCCAACCTTCTTCCCGCGACTCTTCACATGACCCGCTGGGGCGGCGAGTATTTCGGACCGATGCTGCCACCCCTCGGGGAATTTCCGGAAGATGATCTGGTCGAAATTCTCGAACCGGGCGCGCTCGCATATTGGGAGCCCGGAGAAGCCTTATGCCTATTTTTCGGACCCACTCCGGCAAGCGAGGGCGGCGAGATACGGGCAGCCTCCCCGGTCCATCCGGTGGGGAGGGTAAATGGCGATCTTGGCGCGCTCTTTGGCCT
It includes:
- a CDS encoding cofactor-independent phosphoglycerate mutase: MKIAILLGDGMAGRPLPDRGGKTTLEIASTPNMDRLAREGTLGLASTVPEGYPPGSDVANLSVFGFNPADCYTGRAPIEAAAMGVALGPEDVAYRLNLVTLLAGMRDVYMNDFTAGHITSGEARRIIEALNRDLAEEGLEFYPGVSYRNLFVWRKGEAGAKTTPPHDITGKPIQPYLPTGPGSKTLLDLMTGSQLLLKGSPVNAERKERGEKEANSIWLWGQGKPPKLEKYADKFGLAGTVISAVDLIKGIGALAGLKTPEIPGATGFIDTNYEGKVKAALDALREGDFVFVHVEAPDETGHQGDAEKKIIAIEDFDKKVVGPVWKGLEDSGEEYALLVMPDHPTPIELMTHTSDPVPFALYMSGRKGIHGEGFTEELAKKTGVAVEKAHLLMEHLTGKVSLW
- a CDS encoding acyl-CoA thioesterase; protein product: MGVMYYANYLRLFEAGRGEYMRKRGLTYKEVEGRGLFLPVTHAQCKYRKSARYDDLLTLRTKILSARGARVVFNFEIHNEKGELLAEGRTEHAFVDGEGRIQRLGKELVEALAPEED